The DNA segment GCGGCAGGTGCCCGGGACCTCAAAGACATCGCCAAGGCAATGGGTACCACCCGCAGCACCACCCACCGGTTGGCCAGTTGTCTGGTGCTGGAGCGCTATCTGCGGGTGGTGCCACAGGTCGGCTATCTGCTGGGGCCCAAGTTGATCGAGCTGGGCTTCCAGGCTCGGGAAGAATTGCCATTGGCGATGCTGGCCAGGCCCTATCTGGACCGGCTTTCGGAACTGACCGGCGATACCGTGCATCTGGCCGTGCGCGACGGCGATGAGGTGCTGTACCTGCACAAGAATCCAGGTCGCAACGGCCCGGAGATGCGCTCGCGGGTCGGGCACCGCATGCCATTGGTACGCACCGGGATCGGCAAGGCGTTGTTGCTCGACAGCGCCGAGCAGGAATGGCAGCGGCTGTTCGATATCAGCCAGCCGGTCGCTGGCCGTGCCTCGACATTGCCGGCCCATGAGCCGCAGACCTGGGAGCAGTTGCGCCAGCGCCGCGAGGAGTATGTGCAGGGCGGCTATGCCTTCGACCTGGAAGACAACGAGCCGTCGATCCGCTGCGTTGCGGCGCCGGTGCGTGACGCCAGCCGACAGATCGTGGCTGGCATCAGCATCGCCAGCACTGTGCCGTATATGCCGCTGGAGAAAATGGCCGAACTGGTGCCGCTGATCAAAGACCTGGCGGCGCAGCTGTCGGCCGAACTGGGCGCGGTGTGATCAGGCCTTGAGCGTCGCCATATCGATGACGAAGCGGT comes from the Pseudomonas sp. StFLB209 genome and includes:
- a CDS encoding IclR family transcriptional regulator, translating into MADADKEPALAGTQTLVRGLAVVQAVAAGARDLKDIAKAMGTTRSTTHRLASCLVLERYLRVVPQVGYLLGPKLIELGFQAREELPLAMLARPYLDRLSELTGDTVHLAVRDGDEVLYLHKNPGRNGPEMRSRVGHRMPLVRTGIGKALLLDSAEQEWQRLFDISQPVAGRASTLPAHEPQTWEQLRQRREEYVQGGYAFDLEDNEPSIRCVAAPVRDASRQIVAGISIASTVPYMPLEKMAELVPLIKDLAAQLSAELGAV